The window TAAACCCAGCAACACCACCAGCAACACCTTTCTCAAACAAAACATCATGCATCTCCCAAAACATACCCTGCTCACCAGCACACTCACTAGCCTCAGCAGCCTTCTGCGCCTGAGCATGAAAACCTAAAGGAAAATGTTTAAATACAAAGTTTGCTCTTCCTGTATCCACGTATTCTTTTATTATTTGATTATATGTTTGCGAGTAAAATCTTGCGCAGAAAGGACACTCAAAATCTGACCATTCAACAATTGTTACAGGTGCATTTTCTTCACCTTTTATATTTGCATTTTCAAATTTTACATTGGGAACATTACCTGTTAAGGTTCCAGTTTCTGCAGGTCCTGTTTTTATTCCTGGATTGTTTGTTTTTTCTTGTGTTCCTGCTACTGTTTTTGCAGTTATTATCCCAAATCCGGATGTAAATATACTTATTATTAGCAAAATCCCCAACACTACTGAAATTCCTTTATAAAACGAAGTTGTTGATATGTTTATTGTAGAATCTTCGTGTTTTTTGTGTTTGTGTGAGTTATGTTTATGTTCTTCATGATGATTTTTTTTTGTGTTGTGCTCACGTGTTTTTTCATGTTTATCTTCATGTTTATTGTGTTCTTCTGAATTTTTTGTTTCTGTTTTTTCTTGGTGTTCATTTTCTTTTTTTTGTTCAGAATTTTCTTTTGATTCTGCATTAAAGTCTTTTTCTTTTGATTCGTTTGTCATTTTGTTTTTTACCCCTCATTTAAGTAGAATACAATTCCTATCAATAATTCATTTATAAATTTTATTAAAGAAAGAACTAAACATATTCATTATTTTTTTAGAAATTTATTAAAAGAACAATGTGTTGAAGATGTTAAGAATTTTTATATACTTATTTTCTAAAACTGTTATTTTTAAGATATGTTCCCATTTTTTAGAACATTCAATATTTTTCTATAATGCGCCTATAAAGATAAAAGATAAATAACGAACATAATTTGAATAAAAATTAAAAAAAATAAAATAATTTTTTTATTATACTCCGCAGTTTGCCGCTGCACTATCTGTTGCGCTTGTTCCAAATCCAAATCCTGGTGACGGGCTCGCAGTTGGTAGTTGCGTATCACATTCTTCCGGACTTGTTGTGAATGCATTGCAAATTGCTTTTTTTAGACTTTCAGAGTCTCTTGCAGTATTTACTGATTTTCCATTTATTACTATTGTAGGGCTTCCTTGTACTCCGTATTCTTTGTTTTCTGCATCGTGTATTGCAAATCGCGGGAATCTTCCTCCACTCCAAGTACTCTGATCTTCGAAGTCTGCATATATTCCGTATTCAGCATCGGTTTCATCCATACAAGTTTGTATTGTTTCTTCGTCAAAGTTCATTTCTTGCAAGCAATTGTCTGTGTTTCCTTCTGCTAAAAAGCATTGTAAGTACTTATAATATTGGTCAGGGTATTCTTGTTGTATGCAGTACTGATTTAGTTGTTCGTCTACTTCTTCTTTTCCATGCATTGCGTAGTTGACAAATTTTACTTGTATATCTGCTTTGTTTCCTAGTAATTCTACAACAGGAAGCATTCCTTTCTCTACTTGAGTTCCATATGGACAGTGGCTCATTACAAACATTTCTACTACTGGTTTGTCTGTTTTTGGCACTTCAGGAGGCGCAGCTGGCGCTTGTTCTTCTTGTTGCGGTATTCCTTGTTCTTCCAAATCGTTTATGTTTAGTGCTGCTTGAGGGAAAAATATTTCTCCGTCTTTAGACATATGTGATTGAAAAGTTTGACCGCCAACATCCAAAGTTACTGTGTATAACTCATTATTTAGTTCTACACTTGTTACTGTTGCAGCAGTTCCTGGAGGTAGCAAGTATGTATTTACGAATTGTTGTGCTTTTACT of the Candidatus Woesearchaeota archaeon genome contains:
- a CDS encoding DsbA family protein; this encodes MTNESKEKDFNAESKENSEQKKENEHQEKTETKNSEEHNKHEDKHEKTREHNTKKNHHEEHKHNSHKHKKHEDSTINISTTSFYKGISVVLGILLIISIFTSGFGIITAKTVAGTQEKTNNPGIKTGPAETGTLTGNVPNVKFENANIKGEENAPVTIVEWSDFECPFCARFYSQTYNQIIKEYVDTGRANFVFKHFPLGFHAQAQKAAEASECAGEQGMFWEMHDVLFEKGVAGGVAGF
- a CDS encoding DsbA family protein — its product is MDEKKEEFPEKEPEFEVQEKTNVLKEEANIQEPEPKTAVEEKTAKKKESKPEKHEGKKEENKNEEKNTAHTKQHKQKESTPKKEKESFSLEAPVLWPIISAILLVLLIISIFANPFVGEKTKTLNEEEIKVKAQQFVNTYLLPPGTAATVTSVELNNELYTVTLDVGGQTFQSHMSKDGEIFFPQAALNINDLEEQGIPQQEEQAPAAPPEVPKTDKPVVEMFVMSHCPYGTQVEKGMLPVVELLGNKADIQVKFVNYAMHGKEEVDEQLNQYCIQQEYPDQYYKYLQCFLAEGNTDNCLQEMNFDEETIQTCMDETDAEYGIYADFEDQSTWSGGRFPRFAIHDAENKEYGVQGSPTIVINGKSVNTARDSESLKKAICNAFTTSPEECDTQLPTASPSPGFGFGTSATDSAAANCGV